In Raphanus sativus cultivar WK10039 unplaced genomic scaffold, ASM80110v3 Scaffold1770, whole genome shotgun sequence, the sequence ACAAGAGatttatattgattaatattatcATACTAGTATtggtaagaaaaaaagaaatcatcaaatttacaaaacaaaccAGCAGCATTTCTTATATATGtaccttttttttatttactaaggATTTCGCACAGTAATCAACATAAACATATCTTTTTGTGATTTTCTTTACTAAATTAGTAACATGTTTATATGTAGCATGAGTTATGAACAAGTTAAACttctttttgttcaaaaaagaagatgaaattaAACTTCCATCAAATCTATGAACTGTCTATTTGAAACGAAAAAGTTCATAACCCAACCAAGAATGGGGCATGCATGGAACCTAATATAGTTTTCCCCTATATGGTAATACGTAAGTTATTTACTTAACTGTTACAAATTCCCAGTCAATTGCGATTATCTCAGTGGCGGAGGCAGAAATGATATTCAAGAGGatcaataatattatcataagcAAGATCACACGAAAATGTTTATTGACTAGGTGCACATAGAATGTTTAGACTTAGATCATGAGGGTCATATTACTAAATTATCTtgaaaatgtaaattatataagcataaaaattatatttgttaaaagTTATATGGGTCAATTGACCCCCCTCATGTCAAGCTGGCTCTGCCACTGGATTATCTACAGTGCACTCACTGTCAGAAAAGAGGCGAATACTACGTAAAGTACTACTTATTTATTCAGCTATATCCATAATTTATATAGATTGTTTGGTAATGAATGCATAgtttaaatagaaataaatgGGTTGGTGGTTTGTCTTTATGTAATTAATGAatctaacaaaagaaaatgtaacGAAGGAAAAGACACTTTGCATTATGATCAAATGTAACTTTTACGAAAGATTCGAAATCGCTAGTTAGGCTGTGGAGATAGAAGTTGCAGCCTGTAAACATGACCATGTGGGTCCCACTCAAACGAAGAAAATGCGGAGACGTGTTTTGTTTTCGAGTGAACAGCGAACACCCGACGCAGACGCAGACGCAACACATTGATATGAATACAATCGTATAAATTAcctactgttttttttttgcttgaataaatcacatactgtttttttttttttttataacttcttTTCCATTTCATTCCAAAATGAGATACTATTTTCGAATACACTTGTTTGAAATAAAAGCTAAAACAGAGGAAAATAGTACTATGTTAAGGGatcataaaaaaagaaacacttgTGAAGCAGGGTCTGTTGAGCAGGAGCGACGTGAGATCGAAAGTGACTGCGACTTAGGCATCGAAGTAGCGGAACCACAGCTGCAAATAAGACTCATTCGCCGATGAAGATTGTTGGAGCCTACGAGAAATAGCAGGCAAAAGCGCATGATCCAAACCAATTAACTTGGCTTTGAGAGTAACCTTACATTCCTTGACTATAAGAAGTGAGGTTCTGGACTTAGACGTATGCAACCTCGGATTCCTTTCCTTTCAGAAAGCATAGACAAGAGCTTGGATCAGTAAATTGCAAATAGTCCTTAATTTGCGGTTGGGAGAAGATGACGGGAGCCAATTGATGATAGCCTCGAATTGTAGTGGAGGATTGAAACTAGCATGACTGAAAAAGACATCCCAAACCTCTCAAGAGAAAGagcatctgaaaaaaaaatgatcttGATCCTCATCGTGGTTGTTGCAAAGAAGACATGTCGCTGAGATGTTAGAACCCCACTGACGCAATCTATCTCGCGTAGGAAGTCTGTTGAGAACTGTGACCCATGCTTGGAAGGCATGCTTTGGAATTCTCACTTTGAACCTTATTGATTGTTGCCAAGGAACAGGAGGGGGCGCAGGATTCAGGGTCTGCCAAGTTTTAGAGGCAATGAACTGACTAGGCTCAGAATCCAAGATGTTCCTCCAGAGATATTTGTCGGATGCATCTGTTGTGGAGAGAATAGGAGGCGTAGGTGGGAGACAAGCTTTGATTAGTTAAATAATACGATGACGTCCTGTAAGAAGAGACCAAGCGCCATCTGAAATAGACTCTGAGACAGTTGCCAAGCTACGAACTCCTAATACTCGCGGACAAATCACATACTGTTTGCTTAACAAATACATTATAGTTGATCAAAAAGATCGTGACATAAAAAAAGATGATCAAAAAGATCAATCAATTAAATAGTTATAAGTGTCTATAGCCTTAGGGCTTTATAAATTTTTGCTTGGCAGTGCACGAATGTTCGCAATTATATTGTTATTTAGGATAAGATAGAGAAATTATTTATGTGAATTTAACGTTGCATTCACTCTTATTGCGTAGAAAGAGTTGGTGGGCTAGCCGAGTAGGTGACGTTTAATTTATATTGGTACTATATTTGATGTGAATGAGATTAATGAAGTAAAGCAAGGAGTACAATTAATCATTATCAACAATTAACCAATGCGAAGTaacttttacatatttaattttttcaaaaacatttatagCTAGACCTAACATAAGCCATCTGAAAAATACTCATTCTGTTTCATATTAatgtcattttaatattttgttgttaCATAAAAAATGTCATTCTATAATTTCGATGTaacttatatttgttttcattaatattaattgcaaaacatattgattttataaataaatttatttaaaatgctATTAGTTAGATAGATAacattaatgaaaatataaacatattttagtcaatttattaatacatgtaaattttttttaagtaacATTTTTGTGAGATGAAATGAGTAATTGATTATTTAACTGAGTGTTCTTTGAAGTATTAACCTCCACGGATTATATGATTAACAATCGATATCCGATGTAATGTTATATAATATTGTGAACATTTcgttaattttttattagatCTCAAATATCACAAAACTCATATAAAATAAGATGTgccatatttttattttaaaaatattctaccGAACCCAACCATAAAACGACACGTCTAACACCGGAAACAAATTTATCTTTGAACTGAATTCTTTTGATTTACAAAATTGCTATATCAGAATAAGAATATGTGCACATGACTCGTGTTTTTTTAGACTCGAGTtctaattagtttttttattactaTCCACAAACGCAGTTTTTACGGTTGGTAATAGTTAACaatatttcaaaacaatcatacaaactactataaatagtttcaaaccgttttaaaccttttaaaatcaaaattgattCAGCTAACATTTACGATTGCAGACAGTTTATAGATGGataattgttatattttatcacaatagtatgtttttatattttataatgttacaatatgtttatattgctaatttattattaaaccgttGCAATATCTTCTAATCAACCACTCACAAGTGTTCCGCAAAcacaacaatttttaaacgttGTGTGAGTCATATAAAATGCTAAATAATGTTTGAAACTGTAGCTATCCCCGTCCAGAAATTTTCACACCCGCACTGAACCAGTCGTACCCTAAATAATTATACCAAAAtaataaatccaaaaaatagACTCAGTGTATTTTAACAGAATCAATCATGAGGGAAACTTCCATCACCgcaactaaataaaataaaataaatttgacaaGCCAGCTAAAAGCTCCACTATATGTCAACAAATTAACCATTATGCATAACATCTTATTCTTTTTGAGCATACGCATGTTCACATTCATTTCTACTATTGCTACAAAATAATCTATTGAAAAAGATTAGATAAGAACTTAAATGAAACTATAGTTTAAACACAACGCGCATAGTACATATGCCATTATTACATACAATTTGGAATATAAATATACACAACCATCTTCGTCAGACGAATTGTTTTCCTCCCATCATCACTAGTCACGACCAAACACAAAAAGGAAGAAAGAGAGGCACACACACGGCAGTGGCAGAACCGTAAATAGAAGATGTCGAAAGATTGTGGTAACCACGGTGGCGGCAAAGAAGCAGCTGTCCGGCGAATCTGCGCCGCCGTAATCGCCTTTATCATCATAGTTCTAGTCACCATCTTCCTAGTTTGGGTCATACTCAGGCCCACTAAGCCAAGATTCGTCCTCCAAGACGCCACCGTCTTCGCCTTCAACCTCTCGCAACCAAATCTCCTCACCACAAACTTTCAAGTCACATTCGCATCTCGTAACCCTAACTCCAAGATCGGAATCTACTACGACCGTCTCCACGTCTACGCTACTTACCGGAACCAGCAGATAACTCTCCGGACAGCTATTCCTCCGACGTATCAAGGCCACAAAGAAGATAACGTCTGGTCTCCGTTTGTTTACGGAACCGCTGTTCCGATCGCTCCGTACAACTCCGTCGCGTTGGGAGATGAGCAAGGTCGTGGGTTCGTAGGGTTGATGATACGAGCCGATGGGCGCGTGAGGTGGAAAGTAGGGACGTTGATCACAGGGAAGTATCATCTACATGTTCGGTGTCCGGCTTACATCAATCTTGGAAACAAAGCTGCTGGTGTTCTTGTCGGCGATAGCGCCGTTAAGTATACATTGGTTACTAAATGCAGTGTGAACGTTTAGAACTTTGACGGAGTTAATTGTAAATCTACTTACGTTGAAATAAAATGGAGGATTGGGTCtgctttttttgtgtgtttctgtacttgttctttttttgtttttatctttataaGTTTACTACTTCGTAATCACCAATAATACTGTGACCACAGCATAGAAGACAGTAACTCAGTAGGTTCCGCTGTTGAGTTTATAGgacatataaaatatcatagCAGCAATATCTAGACTTTAATTTCTTCAAGTTGTAAAAGACAAtgtgaagaggaagagaaatTTACTCCCACAGACACTTTCTTCTTTGCCAATTACACGTTAAGACACTTGTGTTGCATAACACACTTTCTTCTGATGAAATGACTCTAGCACCCTTCTCTTTGTGTTTAACAGGATTTAATCGATGTCTAACCAGACCAATTAATCGATGTCTTGCTCTTCAACTCTTCAATCTAACCAAACCAGATTCTCCTCACATATCGTTCCTATTTACAAACTAAAAATATCTTTCAAATCAATTCAATATTTTTTGGCtcttattttgaaaaacaattgaCGACCTTTTGATACAGATTCCAagagaaaaccctaattctGTTTTTCAGAGAAATCGACGACGAAAGACTGAGAAACCGGAGACCTTTCTTCATCCTCTAATCTCCGACATTCCTCACCGATTTCTGTTCGATTTCTCCCAGTTTCCGGTAATCGTACTCACCGCCGTTCACCTCACCGAACTCTGTTTGCTGTTTCCTCCGATTCGAACTTCTCTTCTCCCCTCTGTTCAGCCGGCCGTTGATTCTAAACTCTGAGAAGAGATGGAAGGTCAGTTCCGTTTATTCTAATCGACCCTCTGTCGCCATCGATTACTAATCCTTGCCCCCTAACTAATTGCATGTTTGTTTCAGATTCTTCAGATGACGCCGTTGACCACCGTCTCCCCGTGAGGCTCTTCGCGACCGATAGATTCCCCCGTCGTCGGTTGAATATCTACTCACGGCCGAACATCCTAGCTTTCCTCCGTCACACTCTCAAAGGCTCCCAGGAGTTTGAGAAGATTAGGAACTCCTCGTTCGGAAAGCTGTTCGATCTCCCTCTGCGACAGTGTCCTATTTCCTGCAAGCTCATACACTGTCTCCTCTCTCGTCAGTTGATCTTTACTGAAGAACACACGCTTCGCACCGTTTTTGGTGGTTCCCCCCTGAAGTTTGGTCTTGAAGAGTTTGGGACCATAACTGGTCTTAATTGTGGAGACTTTCCCGACGGCTACGAACCACCGGATCACAACCAGAAGGCTTCAAACAAAGAGAAGAGCGCAAACAAAGACCCGATGTGGAGGAAGCTTATTGGGAAGTACAACAACATCACCATAGCTGACCTAGCGGACGAGCTTGAGAATGATGAGGAAATGGATGAGTGGAGGCGTATCCGGATTGCCCTCATCATTCTCGTGGATGGAGTGTTGATTGCCTCCCATCAGATCCACCAGCCCACGCTTAGGTACGTCCAGATGCTAGAGGACGTAGATGCGTTCCTTGAATTCCCTTGGGGTCGTGAATCGTTCGTCCACACTGTCAGGTGCATGAAACCACCCAAGTGGGAGAAAGGCAAGCCGGTTGCAGACCCCGTAGGTTTGCTTGTCGAGAAGCTTAAACAACACTCATTCCGTCTGACCGGTTTTCCACTAGCACTGCAGCTACTTGCTTTCAGAGCTATCCCGTTGCTGCTGTCGAAAATCCCCGCTCCTGACAACGAACTTACTATCATGGATCTCACAGAGCCACATTTTCCCAACCACCCCTCGATTGAGCTAGAATCGGTTTTACAAGTTGAAGAAGACCCCTctgtaagtatatatttttcaatagtTGGTCTAATTCATGTTTTCTGTTCTCTGCTgcagtttccttttttaatgatttgtgtTCTCTGCTTCAGCTCGTTGTGTCGCCGAGCATCCCAATCGTACGGGGACCACAATCTCGCTGGGGTGTATGGCAAAACGTACTGGTTGACGAGAAGGTGGCTTACATGGAGCAGCTGATAGGCAACAACCATTGTTTCACCAAACATATGTGGCCTGGAGGAGACAGCTCTGTCCCTGTGTTCAAGGTTACTCCACCAGAACCTGAAGAACCTCCCCACAAGAGGCACACAGTCccgaggaaaaaaaaagaaacgaatCTCAAGCCTAGGAAAGtctcaaagaaaaagaaacagtcTTCCACCACATCACAAAGGCGCATCACCCGCTTGTTTGCTGCATCATCTTCAACCCCCGGTCCTTCAAACCCCGGTCCTTCCACCGAGTCGTTAGAAGCAAGAATCATTTCTCTGGAAGCCATTGTCCCAGAGTTGAAGGAAGAAATCACCGTTCTGCAAACAAACGTAGCCACAACCAAAGCATTCAATGAGCGTCTTAAGGCTCGTCTGAACTCTCTTTGTAATCGCAAGCGTAGAAGGAGCACAACTGGAGCTTTACTTTCCCAACTTGTCCATAAGCATCGTCGTAAGAGCACACCTCAAACTCCACAGAAGAAGCAGGTAACAATCTTCTCTCAATCATTTTCATTGATAGAACATCCAGTTCTTACATGATTCTCTTTGAACATTTATTCTCCTTTGTCCTCtttaatgtttttcttaaaGCCGGAACAGCGGACGGAGGACTACTTTGTGGGTTCTCAATCTCCTATTGTCAGTCAATACCAGTTTCATCAACATCTCAGCAACACTGCGTGTCCTGACCACCACTCTTCTCCTGACCACTCCTCACCTCCCCACCACGCCCCCAACCACCATTCCACTGACAACACAACCTCCTCTGACCACCAAACCAATAACCACCAAACACCATCCCTCTTACCTTCACCTAACCACAACGTCAACCCAGCCACCTCTGACCAACAAACCCATGACCACAATTCACCATCTCCTTCGCTTTCCGATCCAGCCAATTCACCCAACCACAACTCTCCTAACCACCACGTCGCAGCATACCCGGAACCACCTCTGCCAATAAGCAACCACAACTCCCCCAATCACGAGCCACACAACTCTTGTTCACCCGAACATGGGAGTGCATTTCAACCCAAAGAGGATCTGTCTGACCTCGGAGCTTTCTCACCACTAGCTTCTGCCCAGCTTACAGACTCTCCAAGAACAACTAAGCATGTCTCTGCGCACACATCCCCCACCCACCAGCCCCTATCTAATGCATTTATCCCCACTCAAGGAAGTCCTTCACAACACTTCGCTCTAATAGGTACTTTACCCCAGTTTGACTCTACCCCTTATGAGAAACCAACCCCTCTAGAGCTCATGTCCGGACCTGATAGACTTCGAACATTGTATGATTCCTCATCGCTTCTCCACTCTGCTCCTCCACGTTTGTCCCCCTCATCTGATCACACCATGTCACCCCGCCTGCCTTCTGTAACCACAACTCCCTTCTGCTCCCCTATCAAGCCTGCGGTCTCCCCACAAGGTTTTTCAGAACACTCCTCCTCACCAAATGCCTTTGCTGCAACTGCATTGCTTAAAGGGTCAACCAGTACGTTTCTGTCAACACCAACCAAAACCCCTGAGAAGGTACCTGTTCTTACACATCCTTAATATGCTTTTGGGTGGTGATTAGATATTGATTTGTTCTGTCAAACAGGGCAAAATATGCGACGGAAGAGAGAAGGAGGTCAGTATCTCTAGCTCACCGGACACTCAAGTACTAAGGGTGGTTTGCGAAATCAATGTATTCCTCCTTAATCTCACTCTTCCATCCTCAacacattataattttttggtgtTTCCATCTGTTACTGTGCAGGCACAGACAAGCGATCAAGACGTTTGCGAACTTAGTGACTCCTCGCCGGCAAGAAAAATAGAGCGACACTCACCATCTGTAGAGGAGAAGGAGCTACATCAAGCACTCTGCCGACCTGATTTCTACCATCATTTACTCATCGCTGATCCACCGGTTGAGCTGTGGACCCTGTTTTCAAAAACTCTGTCTTCTAGGAAAAATGTGTAAGTACCCCCACCCATAGTAATCAACATATCTATAGCCATTAGTTTTTTCATGGGAATGACCCTCTTTTTTGTGCATCATGCCTGGCAGCTTCCACATCACCCCATCTAAGCTTGATTTTGACAATCAATTCCTCCTACAGCTAGCCACTCCCACTCAATGGACAAGCTCACTGGTGAGTACGAATTTACTAATCAAGTGCATATTTCCACCTTTCCCATTTTGCAATGTGGTTTTATAACCATTATCTTGTCCTACTTTCAATGCAGCACATGCGTGTTCTAATGCACATGCTGGCAGAGCACCATATGGAGGTCCTTAAGTGTTTCAATGCTTCTTTCACAAGCCCCGTCTTGACCTCATTGATGATGTCAAAAGACCGACAATTCCAAGCCGCTGTCAGGAAAGATAGGATCCGCTGGGACCCTCGACTAACCCAACTGATTAAGCTCCCTGGTCAGACCTGGATGGAAGAGGTTCACACGGTGTACACCCCTATGATATTGGAAGACAGGCATTGGGTTGGGTTGGCTATAAAGCTCGCGGATGGACATGTTCAAGTTATGGACTCACAGCCCAGCTTGTACGACGACGGAAAGGTCCTAGGCTTCATTAAGCCTATTCTTCAGATGCTCCCATATCTCCTCCGCTATGTGGCAAAGTACACCTCCCGTAATCTGTTACCTTTTACATGGGAGCGCATCTCCGGTACCTATGAGAACCTCCGGTCAGGCGACTGCGGCCCTGTCtgtgttaagttcatggaaatGCACCTTTTCGACGATCCGGAGCCACACATGTCAGGGATCACTGATTACAATGTAGACAAGTTCCGTCAGATCTACGCAATGGAAGCTTACAAATCCATCGTCCTACCAGCATACCCAGACTCCTACCAGGCACCACCACCCATACCAGAATACCAGGGTGATGAATAGGGTTCGCATCCTTGCGTTCCTGGGCACTTACATGGCACTCTCCTTTTTGTACTAATGTGCCTTTTTAGCGGCGTCTATAACtgattatgttttattttgtggCACTTAGGCCAGTACTTTCTCTCAACTATCTAACGGATGTAATATCTATCTCTAGCAACTTTGACTGTTCTCTTGGTCTTCTTATGTATTTTGGTATGTTAATGCTCGTTTTTTCTAGGATATTCTAGTTTTCCAAAGCGTTAATATACTATCCACCAAATGCGCTTACAATGACTCATAATCATGTATGTGCTAGCCTAACCACAAAAAAATATCCAGGGAAATagctaacaaaataaaaaaaaagcctGCATCCACCGATATCCAACCATCACGGTCAGCAACATCATCCATTCCCACTACCATATACGAGCCTGACCACGGAAAACCATCCATTAGTAACACTCTGTTCAAACGAGCTACAAAAGGCACATCCATTGGTATCTGCAAGCCTAACCACAATATACTATCCACAAAAGCACCTAACAAAATAAACACTTGCGTGCATCCACCAAAATCCATCCATCACACTACATTCAATATATGACCCTACCCCCGAATACCATTGAGattacaaataaaagaaaataaaatattgaaaattcgGGCAAATACCTCATAAAGGAGAATTAATAACGAGACTCATTAATAACTACAAAGCTCTGATAACCACATGTCCACTGACACaatagtttattaaaaattgagaaaataCATTTCACACCAACTTACacatgttaaaataatatgagtggtcaaaaaaaacaaatctttaccaaaaaaaataaaattaagcaATTCTTACTCATCTATTTAATGTCTCTTTAATGAGATCTCCTATTTAATCTCAGATCTAGAAAATCTCTAAACAATATCTCTATCcacttttcaattttttcactCCAACCTCCAAAAAAATGCAAAATGTTCACGGAGTCCCAACGCTTTGTCACTGCGGCTCTCCGACCATTGTTCTCACATCCAGAACACAGGACAACCCTGGCAGAAGATTCTTTCGTTGCGGAACCACTTTCGGTCCAGGCCATGTTTTCAAGTGGGTTGACGAAGCCACTTCAGAAGAGCTTGCCCGCATTGCAGACAAACAAGCTACGCTCGAAGAAGACTTGATTCAAGTTAAGGAAGATCTTCTAGACATCAAGAAAGATATCCAAGAGATTGTTGCTATTTTACAGGCTATGAGGGCTTCTAAGGTCTAGATCCGGTGCTCAAACCCCAAGTTTGTCAGACCGTAGgttgtttcctctgttttttcaaAATGAGATCTCTTTCTAAATCTAAGTTAGTTAATTAAAGAGATCTAATCTACCATTGTCTGAATATTGTCATCCATTCCCCTTAGTTGCATTTCTGTCTGACCCGACCACATACTCAACAACCACGGAGTGCCAGCCACATAATGCATATACCCACAACACTATCACAACTTGACACTCACAACTTCCACCAACTCCCACTACACAAATCCCCATATATCACCCACTAAACAACCACATACACTACCCCTAAACCAAAAGAGTACAAAGACACACCCCAAACCACAAAAGTACAAACACATACCCTATTTTGTCTCAGGGTGAAACTTATGGTCAACGAACACCGATAgcaaaaattatttatggacAGGGGTTTCGTGGATGAGAGGTTATGGATTGGGTATTCTCACTCAAACAACAAACACTACAACCCTATAACACAAAATAGTACGCACACCCTAAACCACAAAAGTGCAATAACCATGAATGAGGTTTGGGTTGACCAGCATACAATAACCATGAATGTACCCTGCAAGGGTAATGGGGTTGTCTTTTTAAACATAACTTACTTCCATAATCAAGCTTCCACAATACACAGACACATAATACATAATCCAAACATCACAATACTAAAGATTGTTTTGACATAACTTCCGCAATCAAACATCCAGCcattgcaacaaaaaaaattacccaTCCTCCTTTTGCCGTTGTATGCTCTCGTACTAAGCACACTCCTACTTCACGgcacaaaataaaacaaaaagattcaACCCTTCTAGATTTGCCTTCAATTCAGGGGGACCGTACAGTTGGTCCTATTATGCCCTATGCCTCTGCATCTTCCACACCTATTCTGTTTCTCTTTCTTATTTGGACCCTGCCAAACAAGCACCACTCTTAGATTACTACCATATTCTCACACATCTTTGGAaccataaaaaataataataactcaCAGGTATCTCTCCTGTCGATAGGTATCGTTTTGTTTTGCGGCGTCCTGCTGGCCTCTTTGTCACCGGTGGCATCAACACCTTCTTCCTTACATCCTCTGGAATATCTGCATCCCGTGGATCACCTATTGGACTGATCACCCCAGCATAAGTTTCCTTCCAAGTTTCTGTCTTATACCAATGACCAACCAATGTCCCGTAAGGTACCCCTAGGTTGTCAGCAGCCAGCATCGCATGACCACAGGGTATCTTCATGTGGTCGAAGTATTTGCAGGtacattttttttggtcaagcATTACACTGTCGTGACCACCAAACTTCCCAACCACCTGACTACTCCAGGAAGAAACAGAGTTTATTTTGCTCCCAGTAATCAGCGCCATGCTCTTTGTCATCACCTTATCCACCTCAACTGTCATCAGCCCCCTGTGCCTCTCAGACTTCTTCCTACGAGCACTAAACCACCTCGTCATCATCTCTTGAATAAACATAACCAACTCAACAATTGGCGACGATCTCCCTTCCACCAACGCATTGTTCAACTGCTCAGCTATGTTACTTGTCATTATGTTGTACCTCTCCCCTCTGCAGTGCGTCCT encodes:
- the LOC108850177 gene encoding uncharacterized protein At1g43920, Chloroplastic-like, with the protein product MQNVHGVPTLCHCGSPTIVLTSRTQDNPGRRFFRCGTTFGPGHVFKWVDEATSEELARIADKQATLEEDLIQVKEDLLDIKKDIQEIVAILQAMRASKV
- the LOC108849103 gene encoding NDR1/HIN1-like protein 12, translated to MSKDCGNHGGGKEAAVRRICAAVIAFIIIVLVTIFLVWVILRPTKPRFVLQDATVFAFNLSQPNLLTTNFQVTFASRNPNSKIGIYYDRLHVYATYRNQQITLRTAIPPTYQGHKEDNVWSPFVYGTAVPIAPYNSVALGDEQGRGFVGLMIRADGRVRWKVGTLITGKYHLHVRCPAYINLGNKAAGVLVGDSAVKYTLVTKCSVNV